The following proteins come from a genomic window of Gossypium raimondii isolate GPD5lz chromosome 5, ASM2569854v1, whole genome shotgun sequence:
- the LOC105770028 gene encoding rac-like GTP-binding protein ARAC11 — translation MSASRFIKCVTVGDGAVGKTCLLISYTSNTFPTDYVPTVFDNFSANVVVDGNTVNLGLWDTAGQEDYNRLRPLSYRGADVFILAFSLISKASYENVAKKWIPELKHYAPGVPIVLVGTKLDLRDDEQFFIDHPGSTPISAAQGEELRKQIESPSYVECSSKTQQNVKAVFDSAIKVVLQPPKKIKKKKSYVGCSIL, via the exons ATGAGCGCCTCCAGATTCATAAAATGTGTAACCGTCGGCGACGGCGCGGTCGGCAAGACTTGCTTGCTGATTTCCTACACCAGTAATACTTTTCCTACG GACTATGTGCCGACTGTTTTCGACAATTTCAGTGCAAATGTTGTTGTGGATGGTAACACTGTCAACTTAGGTTTATGGGATACTGCCG GTCAGGAGGATTACAATAGATTAAGACCACTGAGCTATCGTGGGGCTGATGTATTTATTCTTGCATTTTCTCTCATCAGCAAGGCCAGTTATGAAAACGTTGCCAAGAAG TGGATTCCTGAATTAAAGCATTACGCACCTGGTGTTCCAATAGTACTTGTTGGAACTAAGCTTG ATCTTCGGGATGATGAACAATTCTTTATAGACCATCCAGGTTCAACGCCTATATCCGCAGCTCAG GGAGAGGAATTAAGGAAACAGATAGAATCCCCTTCCTACGTCGAATGTAGTTCAAAAACACAGCAG AATGTGAAGGCAGTCTTTGATTCAGCGATTAAGGTAGTGCTCCAGCCTCCgaaaaaaattaagaagaaaaagtCATATGTTGGTTGCTCGATATTATGA
- the LOC105770027 gene encoding uncharacterized protein LOC105770027: MPFEDSKSVKKEEPEDDNEDLKSLSSMAENRKKKSASNSNNAAVSNSKSRPKEAKVKKEDPVETDDEDEKPISKRSSATKATKPKKEESDDEDEKPISKRSSATKADKEREMKKKKKKGEEKKAAAGKEVKREKKVYDLPGQKRDPPEERDPLRIFYETMYQQIPHSEMAQFWMMESGLLPLAEAKKVFEKKQKKIKQQKLSSPMKPGSAVKSSTGSVTVKRTPMVSPGSSNKKKTDSKVAPKQTKKRKAEESESSDDDFENTLVSRMKKQKAN; encoded by the exons ATGCCATTTGAGGACTCCAAGTCAGTGAAAAAGGAGGAACCCGAAGACGATAATGAGGACCTCAAAAGCCTGAGTTCGATGGCGGAGAATCGTAAGAAGAAATCCGCGAGTAATAGCAACAATGCTGCTGTTTCTAACTCGAAATCGCGTCCCAAAGAAGCCAAAGTGAAGAAAGAAGATCCCGTAGAGACTGATGATGAAGACGAAAAACCCATCTCTAAAAGGAGCTCCGCTACTAAAGCAACCAAGCCCAAGAAGGAAGAGAGCGACGATGAAGACGAAAAACCCATCTCCAAAAGGAGCTCCGCTACTAAAGCAGATAAG gaaagggagatgaagaaaaagaagaaaaagggggAAGAAAAGAAAGCGGCTGCTGGGAAGGAAGTGAAGCGGGAGAAGAAGGTTTATGATTTGCCTGGTCAGAAGAGGGATCCTCCTGAGGAG AGGGATCCACTGCGGATATTTTATGAAACAATGTACCAGCAAATTCCCCATAGTGAAATGGCACAATTCTG GATGATGGAGTCTGGTTTGCTCCCCTTAGCAGAAGCAAAGAAAGTCTTcgaaaagaaacagaagaagATTAAGCAGCAAAAGCTGAGTTCCCCAATGAAACCTGGTTCAGCTGTAAAGAGTAGTACAGGATCCGTCACCGTTAAGAGAACTCCTATGGTCTCCCCGGGTTCTtcgaataaaaagaaaacagattCCAAGGTTGCCCCAAAGCAGACTAAGAAACGCAAGGCCGAAGAAAGCGAAAGCTctgatgatgattttgagaaTACTTTGGTCAGTAGAATGAAGAAACAGAAAGCAAACTAA